The following proteins come from a genomic window of Chaetodon auriga isolate fChaAug3 chromosome 16, fChaAug3.hap1, whole genome shotgun sequence:
- the LOC143334571 gene encoding uncharacterized protein LOC143334571 isoform X1 codes for MNLSFLSAVFLLSAVFSGMMTATTTHDVTSSFTSSPTAYTSSSPSSTSTVTPETSAPVLTTSTLTASTNTSPETLSTTTPSSTVTAVTTLTTGPTPSSPTSISTSSSLPTNSSPGSSTLTPTLDTTTPSPSTTTSGGTTTAATTQSVTSDGGTSTKTPTTAPVSDTTVASTSGSSNTNTTSSFTSSPPSATEQSTTSAPATTTENGTTESTTTKPSTTSTNPHSTVTTDTTTNEITDTPTTQTTTDATPSLSTVHTTTSETESTPTAYTSSSPASTSTVTPETSSPVLTASTLTASTNTSPETLSATTPSSTVTAVTTLTTGPTPSSPTSISTSSSLPTNSSLGSSTLTSTLDITTPSPSTTTSGGMMTATTTHDVTSSFTSSPTAYTSSSPASTSTVTPETSSPVLTASTLTASTNTSPETLSTTTPSSTITAVTTLTTGPTPSSPTSISTSSSLPTNSSPGSSTLTPTLDITTPSPSTTTSGGMATAATTQSVTSDGGMSTEAPTTAPVSDTTVASTSGTTTAGTTHNVTSDGGTSTETPTTAPVSDTTVTSTSGPSGDNITSSFTTSPPSTTEQFTTTVSTASTESTTMKPSTTPTTTVTTSSSTDSPSPPPSTITTTPPPSTPTTRPTTDTTTSTPTTRPTTDTTTSSPTTHPTTDTTTSTPTTHPTTNTTTSTPTTRPTTDTTTSTPTTRPTTDTTTGTPTTRPTTDTTTGTPTTRPTTDTTTRTPTTRPTTDTTTGTPTTRPTTDTTTGTPTTRPTTDTTTGTPTTRPTTDTTTGTPTTRPTTDTTTGTPTTRPTTDTTTGTPTTRPTTDTTTGTPTTRPTTDTTTSTPTIGPSTTTSQETTTTNPPVTTAPSTTATIPVIVCPAVPCPPDRACLESVCQCRSGTYLQNDRCVPAQVFPGELHVTSLEFKEEMKNRSSGIFQETANKISAALYEVLKEEPGYQRSEVVRLEQGSVRAIVNNIFENTNATEDSIKKSIETAIRESSGGLLKNASFTPEELCDVEPFPCEPISTICKNQNGQAACTCKTGYIKSLYSSISCMACPSGQEPDGDQCKPCKFGYGGFNCQDSSLLAVVVVSCVLGGILLILVLAMISYYGWRRYSRSKPDNSSSPYSIGESWPAGVVPIPRATTKWNAARSMEMTEAAYTDILGDRTHQTNGGSGSYDLSIDGMRTFKGKNPSRYSYLVQGHENPYYLEGDEETN; via the exons atgaaCCTCAGCTTTCTGTCCGCCGTGTTTCTGCTCAGCGCAGTCTTCAGTG GAATGATGACAGCAACCACCACACATGATGTGACCAGCAGTTTTACATCCTCACCAACCGCTTACACCAGCAGCAGTCCatcaagtacaagtacagtCACTCCAGAAACATCTGCACCTGTCCTGACTACATCTACACTAACAGCATCCACTAACACCTCGCCTGAGACTCTGTCCACCACCACCCCATCCTCCACCGTCACTGCAGTTACAACACTCACAACTGGACCCACACCCTCCTCTCCtacctccatctccacctccagctctctccctACAAACTCCTCCCCAGGCAGTAGCACCTTAACCCCCACTTTAGATACCACCACCCCTAGTCCCTCAACAACCACCTCAGGAG GAACGACGACAGCAGCCACCACACAGAGTGTCACCAGTGATGGAGGAACAAGCACCAAGACACCAACCACTGCTCCAGTTTCTGACACGACTGTAGCTTCAACCTCAGGTTCAAGCAACACCAACACAACCAGCAGTTTTACATCCTCACCACCGTCCGCCACAGAGCAGTCCACAACCTCAGCACCAGCTACAACTACAGAAAATGGCACAACAGAATCTACAACTACGAAACCATCAACCACTTCTACAAATCCTCACAGCACTGTAACCACAGACACCACCACCAACGAAATCACAGatacaccaaccacacagacaaccaccgatgCAACTCCAAGCTTATCAACCGTGCACACAACCAccagtgaaactgaaagtacGCCGACTGCTTACACCAGCAGTAGTCCAGCAAGTACAAGTACAGTCACTCCAGAAACATCTTCACCTGTCCTGACTGCATCTACACTAACAGCATCCACTAACACCTCGCCTGAGACTCTGTCCGCCACCACCCCATCCTCCACCGTCACTGCAGTTACAACACTCACAACTGGACCCACACCCTCCTCTCCtacctccatctccacctccagctctctccctACAAACTCCTCCCTAGGCAGTAGCACCTTAACCTCCACTTTAGATATCACCACCCCTAGTCCCTCAACAACCACCTCAGGAG GAATGATGACAGCAACCACCACACACGATGTGACCAGCAGTTTTACATCCTCACCAACCGCTTACACCAGCAGCAGTCCAGCAAGTACAAGTACAGTCACTCCAGAAACATCTTCACCTGTCCTGACTGCATCTACATTAACAGCATCTACTAACACCTCGCCTGAGACTCTGTCCACCACCACCCCATCCTCCACCATCACTGCAGTTACAACACTCACAACTGGACCCACACCCTCCTCTCCtacctccatctccacctccagctctctccctACAAACTCCTCCCCAGGCAGTAGCACCTTAACCCCCACTTTAGATATCACCACCCCTAGTCCCTCAACAACCACCTCAGGAG GAATGGCGACAGCAGCCACCACACAGAGTGTCACCAGTGATGGAGGAATGAGCACCGAGGCACCAACCACTGCTCCAGTTTCTGACACGACTGTAGCTTCAACCTCAG GAACAACGACAGCAGGCACCACACATAATGTCACCAGTGATGGAGGAACGAGCACCGAGACACCAACCACTGCTCCAGTTTCTGACACGACTGTAACTTCAACCTCAGGTCCAAGTGGAGACAACATAACCAGCAGTTTTACAACTTCACCCCCGTCCACCACAGAGCAGTTCACAACCACAGTATCAACTGCAAGTACAGAATCTACAACTATGAAACCATCAACCACTCCTACAACCACAgtcaccaccagcagctcaaCTGactctccatcacctccacccaGTACCATAACCACCACACCTCCTCCAAGTACACCGACCACACGCCCAACCACCGACACAACTACAAGTACACCGACCACACGCCCAACCACCGACACAACTACAAGTTCACCGACCACACACCCAACCACCGACACAACTACAAGTACACCGACCACACACCCAACCACCAACACAACTACGAGTACACCGACCACACGCCCAACCACCGACACAACTACGAGTACACCGACCACACGCCCAACCACCGACACAACTACGGGTACACCGACCACACGCCCAACCACCGACACAACTACGGGTACACCGACCACACGCCCAACCACCGACACAACTACGCGTACACCGACCACACGCCCAACCACCGACACAACTACGGGTACACCGACCACACGCCCAACCACCGACACAACTACGGGTACACCGACCACACGCCCAACCACCGACACAACTACGGGTACACCGACCACACGCCCAACCACCGACACAACTACGGGTACACCGACCACACGCCCAACCACCGACACAACTACGGGTACACCGACCACACGCCCAACCACCGACACAACTACGGGTACACCGACCACACGCCCAACCACCGACACAACTACGGGTACACCGACCACACGCCCAACCACCGACACAACTACGAGTACACCGACCATTGGTCCCTCAACAACAACCTCACAAG AAACCACCACTACCAACCCACCTGTTACAACAGCGCCATCCACCACCGCCACCATCCCAGTCATCG TGTGTCCTGCTGTCCCGTGCCCACCTGACAGGGCTTGTCTTGAAAGCGTTTGTCAGTGTCGCTCTGGTACCTACCTGCAGAATGACCGCTGCGTACCCG CTCAAGTGTTCCCAGGCGAGCTTCATGTCACCAGCTTGGAGTttaaagaggagatgaagaacagGTCCTCAGGAATATTCCAGGAAACAGCGAATAAAATCTCAGCAGCG CTCTATGAAGTTCTCAAAGAAGAGCCAGGGTACCAGAGGTCTGAGGTTGTCCGACTTGA ACAGGGAAGTGTGAGAGCAATAGTAAACAACATCTTTGAAAACACCAATGCCACTGAAGATAGTATTAAAAAGTCTATTGAAACGGCTATAAGGGAGTCCTCAGGTGGATTGTTGAAGAATGCTAGTTTTACAC CTGAAGAACTGTGTGATGTGGAGCCATTTCCTTGTGAACCCATCTCTACAATTTGTAAAAATCAAAATGGCCAGGCTGCTTGTACCTGTAAAACTGGCTACATCAAAAGCTTGTACTCAAGCATCAGCTGTATGG CGTGTCCAAGTGGACAGGAGCCAGATGGAGACCAGTGCAAGCC GTGTAAATTTGGATATGGTGGCTTCAACTGTCAGGATT CTTCTCTGCTGGCAGTGGTGGTCGTCTCCTGTGTACTGGGAGGAATTCTTCTCATCCTGGTCCTGGCTATGATCAGTTACTACGGCTG GAGGAGATACTCCAGGAGTAAgccagacaacagcagcagtccaTACTCCATAGGTGAGTCCTGGCCCGCTGGCGTCGTCCCCATCCCCCGCGCCACCACTAAATGGAACGCAGCTCGTTCCATGGAGATGACAGAAGCGGCCTACACCGATATCCTGGGGGACAGAACGCATCAAACCAATGGAGGA TCGGGATCATACGATCTCAGCATAGATGGAATGAGGACCTTCAAAGGTAAAAATCCGTCCCGCTACTCCTACCTGGTTCAAGGCCACGAGAACCCGTACTACTtagaaggagatgaggagacaaACTGA